The following are encoded in a window of Streptomyces sp. SAT1 genomic DNA:
- a CDS encoding serine/threonine protein kinase has product MNMAMMRLRREDPRVVGSFRLHRRLGAGGMGVVYLGSDRKGQRVALKVIRPDLAEDQEFRSRFAREVSAARRIRGGCTARLVAADLEADRPWFATQYVPGPSLHDKVADEGALGAAEAAAVGAALSEGLVAVHEAGVVHRDLKPSNILLSPKGPRIIDFGIAWATGASTLTHVGTAVGSPGFLAPEQVRGAAVTPATDVFSLGATLAYASTGDSPFGHGSSEVMLYRVVHEEPHLQGVPDALAPLVRACLAKDPEDRPSTLQLSLRLKEIAAREAQGLGEPRPPSPRAAEADRPTGRMADTYPDQQRATYPEQQRAARPEGQRSPYSEQRRGGAAEQQRGGHPEARGQRRQQAAAPRTPAPRGGAPAGRGGAPRDGGGPRATGASSRAGGRPVPASRGGSRPGSGNRPATRGGPGRPRPRGTSTGLRPANPRLLRQRLFVFVVVTLLVALGIAAAQGCQGPSRGLGVEQGGVRVEQQHGQAAETASAPGH; this is encoded by the coding sequence ATGAACATGGCGATGATGCGCCTGAGGCGCGAGGACCCGCGCGTCGTCGGCTCGTTCAGGCTTCACCGACGGCTCGGCGCGGGCGGGATGGGCGTGGTCTATCTCGGCTCCGACCGGAAGGGCCAGCGGGTCGCGCTGAAGGTCATCCGGCCGGATCTGGCGGAGGACCAGGAGTTCCGCTCCCGGTTCGCGCGCGAGGTCTCGGCGGCCCGGCGGATCCGGGGCGGCTGCACCGCCCGGCTGGTGGCCGCGGACCTGGAGGCGGACCGGCCGTGGTTCGCCACGCAGTACGTGCCCGGCCCCTCCCTGCACGACAAGGTGGCCGACGAGGGCGCGCTGGGCGCCGCCGAGGCGGCCGCGGTCGGGGCCGCCCTGTCGGAGGGTCTTGTCGCGGTCCACGAGGCCGGTGTGGTGCACCGGGACCTGAAGCCCTCCAACATCCTGCTGTCGCCCAAGGGCCCGCGGATCATCGACTTCGGCATCGCCTGGGCGACCGGCGCCTCGACGCTCACCCATGTGGGCACGGCGGTCGGCTCCCCCGGCTTCCTCGCCCCGGAGCAGGTGCGCGGCGCCGCCGTCACCCCGGCGACCGACGTGTTCTCGCTGGGCGCGACGCTGGCGTACGCGTCGACGGGCGACTCGCCGTTCGGGCACGGCAGCTCCGAGGTGATGCTGTACCGCGTGGTGCACGAGGAGCCACATCTCCAGGGGGTGCCCGACGCGCTGGCCCCGCTCGTGCGGGCGTGCCTGGCCAAGGATCCCGAGGACCGGCCCAGCACGCTCCAACTGTCGCTGCGGCTCAAGGAGATCGCCGCCCGCGAGGCGCAGGGCCTGGGCGAGCCGCGGCCGCCGTCGCCGCGCGCCGCCGAGGCGGACCGGCCCACCGGCCGGATGGCCGACACCTACCCGGACCAGCAGCGCGCCACCTACCCGGAGCAGCAGCGCGCCGCCCGTCCCGAGGGCCAGCGGTCGCCGTACTCAGAGCAGCGGCGCGGCGGGGCGGCCGAGCAGCAGCGCGGCGGGCATCCCGAGGCGCGCGGGCAGCGGCGGCAGCAGGCTGCCGCGCCCCGGACGCCCGCGCCGCGCGGCGGCGCCCCGGCCGGGCGGGGCGGCGCTCCCCGGGACGGGGGCGGGCCGCGGGCCACCGGCGCGTCGTCCCGGGCGGGCGGACGGCCGGTCCCGGCGTCCAGGGGCGGGTCCCGGCCCGGCAGCGGCAACCGTCCCGCCACCCGCGGCGGTCCCGGCCGGCCGCGCCCGCGCGGCACGTCCACCGGTCTGCGCCCGGCCAACCCGCGGCTGCTGCGGCAGCGGCTGTTCGTGTTCGTGGTGGTGACGCTGCTGGTCGCGCTCGGTATCGCGGCGGCCCAGGGCTGCCAGGGGCCGTCCCGGGGGCTCGGCGTCGAGCAGGGCGGCGTACGGGTGGAGCAGCAGCACGGGCAGGCGGCGGAGACCGCCTCCGCACCGGGCCACTGA
- a CDS encoding TrmH family RNA methyltransferase, giving the protein MAELITVDDPADPRLHDYTGLTDVELRRRREPAEGLFIAEGEKVIRRAADAGYEMRSMLLSAKWADAMRDVLDTLDAPVYVVAPDLAEEVTGYHVHRGALASMRRKPLPAAADLLATARRVAVMEAVNDHTNIGAIFRSAAALGMDAVLLSPDCADPLYRRSVKVSMGAVFSVPYARLDTWPQGLDAVREAGFALLALTPDAQARSLDETAPHRMERVALMLGAEGDGLSRRALAAADTWVRIPMSHGVDSLNVGAAAAVAFYAVTAGRPEA; this is encoded by the coding sequence GTGGCCGAACTCATCACCGTCGACGACCCCGCCGACCCCCGCCTGCACGACTACACCGGCCTGACCGACGTGGAACTGCGCCGCCGGCGCGAACCCGCCGAGGGCCTGTTCATCGCCGAGGGCGAGAAGGTCATCCGCCGGGCCGCCGACGCCGGGTACGAGATGCGCTCGATGCTGCTGTCCGCCAAGTGGGCCGACGCCATGCGCGACGTCCTCGACACGCTCGACGCGCCCGTCTACGTGGTCGCCCCCGACCTGGCCGAAGAGGTCACCGGCTACCACGTGCACCGGGGCGCGCTGGCGTCCATGCGGCGCAAGCCGCTGCCCGCCGCCGCCGACCTCCTGGCCACCGCCCGCCGGGTCGCGGTCATGGAGGCGGTCAACGACCACACCAACATCGGCGCGATCTTCCGCTCGGCCGCCGCCCTCGGCATGGACGCGGTGCTGCTCTCACCCGACTGCGCCGACCCGCTCTACCGCCGCAGCGTCAAGGTCTCGATGGGCGCCGTCTTCTCCGTGCCGTACGCCCGCCTCGACACCTGGCCGCAGGGTCTTGACGCGGTCCGCGAGGCCGGCTTCGCCCTGCTCGCGCTCACCCCCGACGCGCAGGCCCGCTCCCTGGACGAGACGGCCCCGCACCGGATGGAACGGGTCGCGCTGATGCTCGGGGCGGAGGGCGACGGCCTCTCCCGCCGCGCCCTGGCCGCCGCCGACACCTGGGTCCGTATCCCGATGTCCCACGGCGTGGACTCCCTGAACGTCGGCGCGGCGGCGGCCGTCGCCTTCTACGCCGTCACGGCCGGCCGCCCGGAGGCGTAG
- the cobA gene encoding uroporphyrinogen-III C-methyltransferase, with amino-acid sequence MAEHPAYPVGLRLSGRRVVVLGGGQVAQRRLPALIAAGADLVLVSPAATASVEAMADAGEISWLRRPYQDGDLADAWYALIATSDHDANTRASAEAERARVWCVRADDADAATAWTPATGHSEGVTVAVLTTRASGRDPRHTAAVRDAVVEGLRDGTLVAPHHRTRTPGVALVGGGPGDPDLITVRGRRLLAEADVVIADRLGPRDLLAELPPHVEVIDAAKIPYGRSMAQEAINNALVEHAKQGKSVVRLKGGDPYVFGRGMEEVIALTEAGIPCTVVPGISSSVSVPGAAGIPVTHRGVAHEFTVVSGHVAPDDPRSLVDWASLAKLTGTLVILMGVDKIGRIAETLVAHGKSADTPVALVQEGTTAAQRRVDATLATVAETVRAQDVRPPAVIVVGPVVTVGPAPAA; translated from the coding sequence ATGGCCGAACACCCCGCCTACCCCGTAGGACTCCGCCTGTCCGGCCGCCGCGTGGTCGTCCTCGGCGGCGGCCAGGTCGCCCAGCGCCGGCTGCCGGCCCTCATCGCGGCCGGCGCGGACCTCGTCCTGGTCTCGCCAGCGGCCACGGCCTCCGTCGAAGCGATGGCGGACGCCGGTGAGATCTCCTGGCTGCGGCGCCCGTACCAGGACGGCGACCTCGCCGACGCCTGGTACGCGCTGATCGCCACCAGTGACCACGACGCCAACACCCGGGCCTCCGCCGAGGCCGAACGGGCACGCGTGTGGTGCGTGCGCGCGGACGACGCCGACGCGGCGACCGCCTGGACCCCGGCCACCGGCCACAGCGAGGGCGTCACCGTGGCCGTGCTCACCACCCGGGCCAGCGGACGCGACCCCCGGCACACCGCCGCCGTCCGCGACGCCGTCGTCGAGGGACTGCGCGACGGCACCCTGGTCGCCCCGCACCACCGCACCCGCACCCCCGGCGTCGCCCTGGTCGGCGGCGGCCCCGGCGACCCGGACCTGATCACGGTGCGTGGGCGCCGGCTGCTCGCCGAGGCGGACGTCGTCATCGCCGACCGGCTCGGACCGCGCGACCTGCTGGCCGAACTCCCGCCGCACGTCGAGGTGATCGACGCCGCGAAGATCCCCTACGGCCGTTCCATGGCCCAGGAGGCCATCAACAACGCGCTGGTCGAGCACGCCAAGCAGGGCAAGTCGGTGGTGCGGCTCAAGGGCGGCGACCCGTACGTCTTCGGCCGGGGCATGGAGGAGGTCATCGCGCTCACCGAGGCGGGGATCCCGTGCACGGTGGTGCCGGGCATCTCCAGTTCCGTCTCGGTGCCGGGCGCGGCCGGCATTCCCGTCACGCACCGCGGCGTCGCCCACGAGTTCACCGTCGTCAGCGGGCACGTGGCCCCCGACGACCCGCGCTCCCTGGTCGACTGGGCCAGCCTGGCGAAGCTCACCGGCACCCTCGTGATCCTGATGGGCGTCGACAAGATAGGCAGGATCGCCGAGACCCTGGTGGCCCACGGCAAGTCCGCCGACACCCCGGTCGCCCTCGTCCAGGAGGGCACCACCGCCGCCCAGCGCCGCGTCGACGCGACCCTCGCGACCGTCGCCGAGACCGTACGCGCCCAGGATGTCCGCCCGCCGGCCGTCATCGTCGTCGGCCCGGTCGTCACGGTCGGCCCCGCCCCCGCCGCCTGA
- the cobT gene encoding nicotinate-nucleotide--dimethylbenzimidazole phosphoribosyltransferase: protein MTDTGQVPGEGLPESAGMVEQPGVPAHGAYTYLSESPAEDEDLLLPGSQGAWGNEVPPPAPEPVVEAVHQPGPHETSGRDSGSVDLSGVLHPDPQTAQPAAPAPAPRRPLHLGPPTPDASTSPVRSLADRGPADAPVRQPGSASTVPGPEYLDAAQAAPAPVVSLHGAPQGAAPWGAPAAPAAAPAAPQAPAEPAAGDAVAPDAEPVGPAQAAVARLTAQAGAPAPAPDAATEAGHAPETREPEQHGHDDRHEAAAELASEAAAVAPGPAAEPAPEGESEPVPSADQVAPVPVPEVGSAGTAEDTAAEGVPAQEAVAVPAGTDPVTPDAQVRAAGQAPEPAGTEEAAQPQQPAEAQPAAPAAPVADSAPAPGTATGVPEAAEQPVAAEQPVADETAVPEQAAAAAPGQHVDAPAPAPAPVAAAEPVTAPEQAPAPDQPAPAEAAPEPEQAVEPAPAPAQAPAAPVEAEAVPPQVPHPGAPEVSAEQTAEQEQPVTAPAPQPAGTATQNPEAGTATQNPESQIPEAAEAPEGTQVPEAVDGPPQPVPAPEETTQPQAPADASAVAPAAGPDQAQAAPVAEAPDPEAVTEPVTPEVPAVAEAQAVPQAPEASQAPEPTQAPDPDAAPTAAAQAPDVTVPPTGEPGSVSATPHAEQPPAAAPEEEAPAAAQPSPVTGPSPVTDPVPVPQPVAEAPQEPVVAVPAPRSGDTEPVATAATAAPAEPDPDVVQQADDLDTRGAGQEEHEEHEHRAAETAEDPEAPEGQPEDGAAPAPEAEAPRHVGPAAPGYDDAEREAVLKVMRERRDIRNGFRDDPIPHEVLLRVLEAAHTAPSVGHSQPWDFVVIRSADTRRAMHELAERQREAYAKSLPKGRAKQFKELKIEAILDTPVNIVVTADPTRGGRHTLGRHTQPQMAPYSAALAVENLWLAARAEGLGVGWVSFFDEREMVRTLGLPEHLEVIAYLCVGYVDEFPDEPELMQAGWSKRRPLSWVVHEETYGRRALPGEDPHDLLAETVAQIRPLDAKALGEAWERQKRMTKPAGALGMLEIISAQLSGLSRQCPPPIPEPAAVAVFAGDHGVHAQGVTPWPQEVTAQMVANFLGGGAVCNAFANQVGAEVCVVDVGVAADLPATPGLLPRKVRAGTSDMTTGPAMTREEAKKAIEVGIETARDLVAAGNKALLTGEMGIANTTASAALISVYTGVDPAEVTGRGTGINDETLAHKTEVVRRALDVHRPDPADPIGVLAAIGGFEHAAIVGLLLGGASLRTPVILDGVSAGAAALVARAIAPEVLAACIAGHRSAEPGHVAALNKLGLRPLVDLDLRLGEGTGALLALPLVQSTARAMHEVATFDSAGVTEK, encoded by the coding sequence ATGACCGACACCGGCCAGGTCCCGGGCGAGGGACTGCCGGAGAGCGCAGGCATGGTGGAGCAGCCGGGCGTCCCCGCACACGGCGCGTACACCTACCTCTCCGAGTCTCCCGCCGAGGACGAAGACCTGCTGCTGCCGGGCTCCCAGGGCGCGTGGGGCAACGAAGTGCCCCCGCCCGCCCCGGAACCGGTCGTCGAGGCCGTCCACCAGCCGGGCCCGCACGAGACGTCCGGCCGCGACAGCGGCTCGGTCGACCTGAGCGGCGTCCTGCACCCCGACCCCCAGACGGCCCAGCCGGCCGCCCCGGCACCGGCCCCGCGCCGGCCGCTGCACCTCGGCCCGCCGACCCCCGACGCCTCCACCAGCCCGGTGCGCTCGCTGGCCGACCGCGGCCCGGCCGACGCGCCGGTCCGGCAGCCCGGCTCGGCCTCCACCGTCCCGGGGCCCGAGTACCTCGACGCGGCGCAGGCGGCTCCGGCCCCCGTTGTGAGCCTGCACGGCGCCCCGCAGGGCGCCGCCCCCTGGGGCGCCCCGGCGGCGCCCGCTGCTGCTCCCGCTGCACCGCAGGCGCCCGCGGAGCCCGCGGCCGGGGACGCGGTCGCTCCGGACGCCGAGCCGGTCGGCCCGGCCCAGGCGGCCGTCGCCCGGCTCACCGCCCAGGCGGGCGCACCGGCCCCGGCCCCGGACGCCGCCACGGAGGCGGGGCACGCCCCCGAGACGCGGGAGCCGGAACAGCACGGACACGACGACCGGCACGAGGCAGCGGCTGAGCTCGCGTCCGAGGCCGCCGCCGTCGCACCGGGTCCCGCAGCGGAACCGGCGCCCGAGGGCGAGTCCGAGCCCGTACCGTCCGCCGATCAGGTCGCGCCCGTGCCCGTGCCCGAAGTGGGGTCGGCCGGGACCGCCGAGGACACCGCCGCCGAGGGTGTACCGGCGCAGGAGGCCGTCGCCGTCCCCGCCGGGACGGACCCCGTCACCCCGGACGCACAGGTCCGGGCGGCCGGTCAGGCCCCCGAGCCCGCCGGGACCGAGGAGGCGGCGCAGCCTCAGCAGCCGGCCGAGGCCCAGCCGGCCGCGCCCGCCGCTCCGGTGGCGGACAGCGCGCCCGCGCCCGGAACGGCGACCGGAGTCCCGGAGGCCGCCGAGCAGCCGGTGGCCGCCGAGCAGCCGGTGGCCGACGAGACCGCCGTACCCGAGCAGGCCGCCGCAGCCGCTCCCGGCCAGCACGTGGACGCCCCGGCCCCCGCCCCTGCGCCGGTGGCCGCCGCAGAGCCGGTCACCGCGCCCGAGCAGGCGCCCGCCCCGGATCAGCCTGCCCCCGCCGAGGCGGCCCCGGAGCCCGAGCAGGCCGTCGAGCCCGCACCGGCACCGGCGCAGGCCCCGGCCGCTCCTGTCGAGGCCGAGGCCGTGCCCCCGCAGGTACCGCACCCCGGTGCTCCCGAGGTGTCCGCCGAGCAGACGGCAGAGCAGGAGCAGCCGGTCACGGCCCCCGCCCCGCAGCCCGCCGGGACCGCCACCCAGAACCCGGAAGCCGGGACCGCCACCCAGAACCCGGAGAGCCAGATCCCCGAGGCAGCCGAGGCGCCTGAGGGCACCCAGGTGCCCGAAGCCGTCGACGGGCCCCCGCAGCCGGTCCCCGCCCCCGAGGAGACCACCCAGCCCCAGGCCCCGGCCGACGCCTCCGCCGTCGCGCCCGCCGCCGGACCGGACCAGGCCCAGGCCGCCCCGGTCGCCGAGGCCCCGGACCCCGAGGCCGTCACCGAGCCGGTCACCCCCGAGGTGCCCGCCGTGGCTGAGGCCCAGGCAGTGCCTCAGGCACCGGAAGCCTCCCAGGCCCCGGAACCCACCCAGGCCCCGGACCCCGACGCCGCCCCCACCGCAGCGGCCCAGGCCCCGGATGTCACGGTCCCGCCCACCGGCGAGCCCGGGTCCGTATCGGCAACCCCCCACGCCGAACAGCCCCCCGCCGCCGCACCGGAGGAGGAAGCGCCCGCTGCGGCGCAGCCGTCCCCGGTCACGGGCCCGTCCCCGGTCACGGACCCGGTCCCGGTCCCGCAGCCGGTCGCCGAGGCCCCGCAGGAACCCGTGGTGGCAGTCCCGGCGCCCCGTTCCGGTGACACCGAGCCCGTGGCCACCGCCGCGACCGCCGCCCCCGCCGAGCCCGACCCCGACGTGGTCCAGCAGGCGGACGACCTGGACACCCGGGGCGCCGGCCAGGAAGAACACGAGGAGCACGAGCACCGGGCCGCCGAGACTGCCGAGGACCCCGAGGCCCCCGAGGGACAGCCGGAGGACGGGGCCGCCCCCGCCCCCGAGGCGGAGGCCCCCCGGCACGTGGGACCGGCCGCGCCCGGCTACGACGACGCCGAGCGCGAGGCCGTGCTCAAGGTGATGCGCGAACGCCGCGACATCCGCAACGGCTTCCGCGACGACCCCATCCCGCACGAGGTGCTGCTCCGGGTCCTGGAGGCGGCCCACACCGCGCCCAGCGTCGGCCACTCCCAGCCCTGGGACTTCGTCGTCATCCGCTCCGCCGACACCCGCCGGGCGATGCACGAACTGGCCGAGCGGCAGCGCGAGGCGTACGCCAAGTCGCTGCCCAAGGGCCGCGCCAAGCAGTTCAAGGAACTGAAGATCGAGGCCATCCTCGACACCCCGGTGAACATCGTCGTCACCGCCGACCCCACCCGCGGCGGCCGGCACACCCTGGGCCGCCACACCCAGCCGCAGATGGCGCCGTACTCCGCCGCGCTCGCCGTGGAGAACCTGTGGCTCGCCGCCCGCGCCGAGGGCCTGGGCGTCGGCTGGGTCAGCTTCTTCGACGAGCGGGAGATGGTCCGCACCCTCGGCCTGCCCGAGCACCTGGAGGTCATCGCCTACCTGTGCGTCGGGTACGTCGACGAGTTCCCGGACGAGCCCGAGCTGATGCAGGCCGGCTGGTCCAAGCGGCGCCCGCTGTCCTGGGTGGTGCACGAGGAGACGTACGGGCGGCGCGCGCTGCCCGGAGAGGACCCGCACGACCTGCTCGCCGAGACCGTCGCGCAGATCCGGCCGCTGGACGCCAAGGCGCTCGGCGAGGCCTGGGAGCGGCAGAAGCGCATGACCAAGCCGGCCGGCGCGCTCGGCATGCTGGAGATCATCTCGGCCCAGCTGTCCGGCCTGTCCCGGCAGTGCCCGCCGCCGATCCCGGAGCCCGCTGCCGTCGCCGTCTTCGCCGGTGACCACGGGGTGCACGCCCAGGGCGTCACGCCCTGGCCGCAGGAGGTCACCGCCCAGATGGTGGCGAACTTCCTCGGCGGGGGAGCGGTCTGCAACGCCTTCGCCAACCAGGTGGGCGCCGAGGTCTGCGTGGTCGACGTGGGCGTCGCCGCCGACCTCCCGGCCACCCCGGGCCTGCTGCCCCGCAAGGTGCGCGCGGGCACGTCCGACATGACCACCGGGCCCGCCATGACCCGCGAGGAGGCCAAGAAGGCCATCGAGGTCGGCATCGAGACCGCCCGCGACCTGGTGGCGGCCGGCAACAAGGCGCTGCTCACCGGCGAGATGGGCATCGCCAACACCACCGCCTCCGCCGCCCTCATCTCGGTCTACACCGGCGTCGACCCCGCCGAGGTCACCGGCCGGGGCACCGGCATCAACGACGAGACGCTGGCCCACAAGACCGAGGTGGTCCGCCGCGCCCTCGACGTGCACCGGCCCGACCCGGCCGACCCGATCGGCGTGCTCGCCGCGATCGGCGGCTTCGAGCACGCGGCCATCGTCGGTCTGCTCCTGGGCGGCGCGTCGCTGCGTACGCCGGTGATCCTGGACGGGGTCAGCGCGGGTGCCGCCGCCCTGGTGGCCCGCGCCATCGCCCCGGAGGTGCTGGCCGCCTGCATCGCCGGGCACCGCAGCGCCGAACCGGGCCATGTCGCCGCCCTCAACAAGCTCGGTCTGCGCCCCCTGGTCGACCTGGACCTGCGCCTGGGCGAGGGCACGGGCGCGCTGCTCGCGCTGCCGCTGGTGCAGAGCACGGCGCGGGCGATGCACGAGGTGGCGACGTTCGACTCGGCGGGCGTCACCGAGAAGTGA
- the cbiE gene encoding precorrin-6y C5,15-methyltransferase (decarboxylating) subunit CbiE has translation MADRVTVIGWDGTPLTEAARGALGAATLVAGAAHHLALPEVPPAAERIRLGSVALAARRIAGHRGTAVVLADGDPGFFGVVRTLRDPEFGLEVEVAPAVSSVAAAFARAGMPWDDAQVVVAHKRTLRRAVNVCRAHTKVAVLTAPGAGPAELGLLLDGVHRTFVICEELGTAREQVTVVTSDKAADHTWRDPNVVIVIGGIGGIGGNGGNGGRTGAGDGGWIAGRDPADPVRGWTRPADAYDGPLGEGETELLRAAQLARLGPRVGDLVWDIGCGSGAFATEAARAGAAVIAVDRDPDACARTEAAARRFGVQVQVVLGTAPHVLENLPEPDVVRVGGGGAAVVDAAADRRPQRIVAHAANRDTAERVGRGLTEHGYQVECALLQAVELDTRAWTETERSVAFLLSGVADHAP, from the coding sequence ATGGCCGACCGGGTCACGGTGATCGGCTGGGACGGTACGCCGCTGACCGAGGCGGCGCGCGGCGCGCTCGGCGCCGCCACCCTCGTGGCGGGCGCGGCGCACCACCTGGCGCTCCCTGAAGTACCCCCCGCCGCCGAGCGCATCCGCCTCGGCAGCGTCGCCCTGGCCGCCCGCCGCATCGCCGGGCACCGCGGCACCGCCGTCGTCCTCGCCGACGGCGACCCCGGCTTCTTCGGCGTCGTCCGCACGCTGCGCGACCCCGAGTTCGGCCTGGAGGTCGAGGTCGCCCCCGCCGTCTCCTCGGTGGCCGCCGCCTTCGCCCGCGCCGGCATGCCCTGGGACGACGCCCAGGTGGTCGTCGCCCACAAACGCACCCTGCGCCGCGCGGTGAACGTATGCCGTGCCCACACCAAGGTCGCCGTACTGACCGCACCCGGCGCCGGTCCCGCCGAACTGGGCCTGCTTCTCGACGGGGTGCACCGCACCTTCGTCATCTGCGAGGAACTGGGCACCGCGCGCGAACAGGTCACCGTCGTCACCTCCGACAAGGCCGCCGACCACACCTGGCGCGACCCGAACGTCGTCATTGTCATCGGCGGAATCGGCGGAATCGGCGGCAACGGCGGCAACGGGGGCCGCACCGGCGCCGGGGACGGCGGCTGGATCGCCGGACGCGACCCGGCCGACCCGGTGCGCGGCTGGACCCGGCCCGCCGACGCCTACGACGGACCCCTCGGCGAGGGCGAGACCGAGCTGCTGCGCGCCGCGCAACTGGCCCGGCTCGGCCCGCGCGTCGGCGACCTCGTGTGGGACATCGGCTGCGGCAGCGGCGCGTTCGCCACCGAGGCCGCGCGCGCCGGCGCCGCCGTCATCGCCGTCGACCGCGATCCGGACGCCTGCGCCCGCACCGAGGCCGCCGCCCGCCGCTTCGGCGTCCAGGTGCAGGTGGTCCTCGGCACCGCCCCGCACGTCCTGGAGAACCTGCCCGAACCGGACGTCGTACGGGTCGGCGGCGGGGGAGCGGCCGTCGTCGACGCGGCCGCCGACCGGCGCCCGCAGCGCATCGTCGCGCACGCCGCCAACCGCGACACGGCCGAACGCGTCGGCCGCGGCCTGACCGAGCACGGGTACCAGGTCGAGTGCGCCCTGCTCCAGGCCGTCGAACTCGACACCCGCGCCTGGACGGAGACGGAGCGGAGCGTCGCGTTCCTGCTCAGCGGGGTCGCGGACCACGCCCCGTGA
- a CDS encoding GNAT family N-acetyltransferase, producing MTSTFPNISISTERLVLRPLDEDDVPALAAMMNDEQVAAWTDIPQPFTEASARHWIGRYAPAERTAGRGLDLAVTEFLTQRLVGVVQLAKTDWHVRATELSYIIAPWARGEGYASEAALATAQWLFGDQKFERIELRTAADNTASQQVAQKIGCISEGVLRNACIAHLRTQDGTWTDVRTDFIVWSLLPEDLDGTDEELADSSGFTSFPDWN from the coding sequence ATGACTAGCACCTTCCCCAACATCTCCATCAGCACGGAGCGGTTGGTGCTGCGCCCCCTCGACGAGGACGACGTCCCCGCGCTGGCCGCGATGATGAACGACGAACAGGTCGCGGCCTGGACCGACATCCCCCAGCCCTTCACCGAGGCGTCCGCCCGCCACTGGATCGGCCGCTACGCCCCCGCCGAACGCACCGCGGGCCGCGGGCTCGACCTCGCGGTCACCGAGTTCCTCACCCAGCGCCTGGTCGGCGTCGTCCAGCTGGCCAAGACCGACTGGCACGTCCGCGCCACCGAACTCTCGTACATCATCGCCCCCTGGGCGCGCGGCGAGGGCTACGCCTCCGAAGCCGCCCTGGCCACCGCCCAGTGGCTCTTCGGCGACCAGAAGTTCGAACGCATCGAACTGCGCACCGCCGCCGACAACACCGCCTCCCAGCAGGTCGCCCAGAAGATCGGCTGTATCAGCGAGGGCGTGCTGCGCAACGCCTGCATAGCCCACCTGCGCACCCAGGACGGCACCTGGACCGACGTACGCACCGACTTCATCGTGTGGAGCCTGCTGCCGGAGGACCTGGACGGCACCGACGAGGAACTCGCCGACAGCAGCGGTTTCACGTCGTTCCCGGACTGGAACTGA
- a CDS encoding MetQ/NlpA family ABC transporter substrate-binding protein gives MRNTAKITSAVLAAGALTLGLTACGGSDSDSGKSDANATLTVAATPTPQGEILTYVKDHLAQKAGLKLEVKEFTDYVTPNTAVQQGQVDANYFQHKPYLDDFNKKNGTDVVPVPGGTVHLEPLGVYSKTYKKLTDLKQGASIALPNDTTNEARALKLLEANGLLKLKAGAGYEATPKDVTDNPKGLKFKELEAAQLPRSLGDVDAAVINGNYALEAKLSPAKDALAAESAKGNPYANFLAVKKGNEDDPRVKKLAKLLTSPEVKKFIEDKYDGAVVPAF, from the coding sequence GTGCGTAACACCGCCAAGATCACCTCTGCCGTCCTGGCCGCCGGAGCCCTCACCCTCGGGCTCACCGCCTGCGGAGGCTCCGACTCCGACTCGGGCAAGAGCGACGCGAACGCCACGCTGACCGTCGCCGCCACGCCCACCCCGCAGGGCGAGATCCTCACCTACGTCAAGGACCACCTCGCGCAGAAGGCCGGCCTCAAGCTGGAGGTCAAGGAGTTCACGGACTACGTGACCCCCAACACCGCCGTCCAGCAGGGCCAGGTCGACGCCAACTACTTCCAGCACAAGCCGTACCTCGACGACTTCAACAAGAAGAACGGCACCGACGTCGTCCCGGTCCCCGGCGGCACCGTGCACCTGGAACCGCTCGGCGTCTACTCCAAGACCTATAAGAAGCTCACGGACCTCAAGCAGGGCGCCAGCATCGCGCTGCCCAACGACACCACCAACGAGGCCCGCGCGCTCAAGCTCCTGGAGGCCAACGGCCTGCTCAAGCTGAAGGCGGGCGCCGGGTACGAGGCGACCCCCAAGGACGTCACCGACAACCCCAAGGGCCTGAAGTTCAAGGAGCTGGAGGCGGCCCAGCTGCCCCGCTCCCTCGGCGACGTGGACGCCGCGGTGATCAACGGCAACTACGCCCTGGAGGCCAAGCTCAGCCCGGCCAAGGACGCGCTGGCCGCCGAGTCCGCCAAGGGCAACCCGTACGCCAACTTCCTCGCCGTGAAGAAGGGCAACGAGGACGACCCGCGGGTCAAGAAGCTCGCCAAGCTTCTCACCTCGCCCGAGGTCAAGAAGTTCATCGAGGACAAGTACGACGGCGCCGTCGTCCCGGCGTTCTGA